The DNA window TGGGAAAGGATTTTATGGGAAGAAGGTACACGAAGCAGTCATTGAATATGGAGTAAAATTAACAGGTGCAACAGTACATTTTGTAGATGAAGGAACAGATACAGGTCCTGTAATTATGCAAAAGAGTGTGGAAGTGAAAGATGCTGATACAGCAGAGGATGTAGCAAAAAGAGTATTAGAGGTAGAACATGAAATTTTACCTTTATCAGTAAAGTTATTTGCTGAAGGGAAATTAAAAGTAATAGGTAGGCGTGTTACTGTGGAAAATGCATAGAAAAATAAAAAAAGCATTGAAAAATTGCGGAGTTTTAGGTAACTAAGAGTTTATAAAAAGGGGTGCTGAATATGATTAAACGTGCTTTAATCAGTGTTTCTGATAAAAGAGGAGTAGTTGAATTTGCAAAGAAACTGGCTGGTATGGGGGTTGAAATCATATCTACTGGAGGAACATCAAAGGTACTTACAGAAAATGGTATAAAAGTAATTCCTATATCAGATATTACAGATTTTCCAGAATGTCTTGATGGAAGAGTAAAAACCTTGCATCCAGCAGTTCATGGAGGAATTCTTGCTATGAGAGATAATGAGAATCATAGAAGGCAGTTAGAAGAATTAAATATTACACCTATTGATTTGGTAGCCATCAATTTATATCCATTTAAAGAAACGATATCAAAAGAGAATGTAACACTAGAGGAAGCTATCGAAAACATTGATATAGGTGGACCTACAATGCTCAGAAGTGCTGCAAAAAATCATAAGGATGTAGCTGTTGTATGTAATCCGGACGATTATACATCTATTATAGAAGAATTGGAAAAAAATGAAGAAGTATCTTATGATACAAAATATAGATTAGCACTAAAGGTATTTGAGCATACAGCACATTATGATGCATTAATAGCTAATTATTTAAGAAAACAAATAAATGGAGAAATGCCAGAAGTACTTACGATGACCTATGAAAAGGTACAAGATTTAAGATACGGAGAAAATCCTCATCAAAAGGCAGTATTCTACAAAGAAATGGGAGAGAATAAGGGTTCTTTAGTAGAAGCTAAAAAGCTTCATGGAAAGGAACTTTCATTTAATAATATAAATGATACAAATGGCGCATTAGAGCTTTTAAAAGAATATACAGAGCCTACAGTAGTAGCAGTAAAGCATACAAATGCTTGTGGCGTAGGAACGGGATATGATATTTACGATGCATATTTAAAAGCTTATAAGTGTGATCCTGTTTCTATTTTTGGAGGAATTATTGCTGCAAATCGTACAATTGATAAAAGAACAGCAAAAGAAATCAATAAAATATTTGTAGAGATTGTGATTGCTCCAGCATTTGAGGAGGAAGCATTAGAGATTTTAAAATCTAAAAAGAATATAAGAATTTTAGAACTTCCTCATATTACTCAAAAACAATCAGTAGATGCAATCGATATGAAGAAGGTAAATGGTGGATTATTAATTCAAGAGATTGATCATAAGTTATATGGAGAAGAAGAATTAAAGGTTGTTACAGAAAGAATTCCTACCAAGAAGGAAATGGAAGATTTAACTTTTGCATGGAAGATTGTAAAGCATATTAAGTCTAATGGTATAGTACTTGCAAAAGATGGACAGACAATAGGTATTGGACCTGGACAGGTAAATAGAATCTGGGCAGTAGAAAATGCCATGAAGCAATCCAATGTATCTGTAAAGGGCAGTGTTATGGCATCAGATGCTTTTTTCCCATTCTCAGATTGTGTAGAGGCTGCAGCTAAGAAAGGAATTACAGCTATTATCCAACCAGGTGGTTCTATAAGAGATCAAGAGTCTATAGATATGGCGAACAAATATGGTATTGCAATGGTGTTTACAGGAATGAGACACTTTAAGCACTAATGGAAGGAGGTAGTGCCATGAAGATCTTAGTAATCGGTAGTGGTGGTAGAGAACATACTATTGTATGGAAGTTAAATAAAAGCCCAAGGGTAGATAAAATTTACTGTGCACCAGGGAATGCAGGAACTTATTCAATGGCTGAAAATGTAGAAATTAAGGTAGATGATATAGAAGGTCTTTGTACTTTTGCAAAGGAAAAACAAATAGATTTAACGATTGTAGGACCAGAGGTTCCATTAGTAATGGGGATTGTAGATCGTTTTGAAGAGGAAAATTTAAAAGTTTTTGGTCCGAACAAAGAATGTGCACAGTTAGAGGGAAGCAAAGCTTTTACGAAGGATTTTCTATATAGACACAACATTCCTACAGGGGATTATAAAGAGTTTACGAGTTTTGAAGAAGCGAAAAAAGCAGTAGGTATTTATGGATATCCTATGGTCATTAAAGCAGACGGATTGGCAGCTGGAAAAGGGGTTGTCATAGCTGAGAATGAGGACGAAGCTTTAAAAGCTATGGATGATATGATGAAAGATAAAAAGTTCGGAGAAGCTGGAGAAAAAATAGTTATTGAAGAATTTTTAAAAGGAATTGAAACTTCCATATTGTGCTTTGTAGATGGGGAAAGTATTGTTCCTATGGTAAGTGCTCAGGATTATAAAAAGATTTTTGATGAAGATGAAGGTCCTAATACAGGTGGTATGGGAACTTATTCACCAAGTCTTATTTATGATGAAAAGCTTGATGAAGAAGTAAAAGAAAAAATCTTGGTACCTACTCTTGACGGATTTAAAAAAGATGGACTGAATTTTAAAGGAATTCTCTTTGTTGGTCTTATGATTACGAAAGAGAGTGCAAAGGTTTTAGAGTTCAATGTTCGATTTGGAGATCCTGAGACTCAAACGGTACTTTCAAGGTTAGAGACAGATTTAGTAGAGATTATGGAGAGTATCTTAGATGGAAGATTAAAGCAGCAGGAAATTAAATGGAAAGAGCAAAAGGCCGTTTGTGTAGTTCTAGCATCTGGAGGATATCCAGGAAATTATGAAAAGGGGAAAGAAATTCAAGGACTTTTAGATATAGATGAGGATGCATTTGTATTTCATGCAGGAACAAAGATGGTAGACGGAAAAGTATTAACCAATGGTGGAAGAGTGCTAGGGGTTACTGCTTGGGGAGATACTATCGATGAAGCTCGAAAAAAAGCATATGAAAATGTTTCAAGAATTTCTTTTGATAAGATGTATTATAGAAAAGATATTGGGAAATTAATTGAAAAATAAATAAACAAATTTCGACAGAGTATGATAAAATAAACATAGGCCTATTGGACCTATGTTTTTTTATCATTTCTCGCAAACGTTTGCGAAGACTGTTAGAGTAAACAAATAGTATGAGGAAATACTAAAAAATAAAACAAAAATCAAAAGAGATGGAGGAATATAATGATTAAGCAGTCAAATCTTTCATGTGAAGTAAAAAATGGTGTAGGATTTATTAAACTAAATAGACCAAAGGCGTTAAATGCTCTTTCAGTAGAGATGATAGAGGGGTTATATAAGCAGCTTTTAGAATGGAAAGAGGATGAAAAGGTAGCATTTATTTGTTTAACGGGTGAAGGAGATAAGGCATTATGTGCTGGTGGAGATGTAAGAGCCCTTTATGATCATAGAGATTCAAATGTAGAAGAATTAGCTTTTAAATTTTTCTATACAGAATATTGTATGAATTTGACTATGTATCTTTATCCAAAACCTATTTTAGTATTGATGCATGGGATCGTTATGGGTGGTGGTGTTGGAATTGCTATGCCTGCAACGCATAAAATCGTTACAGAGAAGACAAAATGGGCTATGCCAGAGATGAATATAGGACTTTATCCAGATGTTGGTGGAAGCTATTTCTTAAGCAGAATGCCAGGGTTTTTTGGTAGATATCTTGCCCTTACATCAAGAACTATAGGTCCTGCAGATGTTTTACATATTGGTGGAGCTGATTATTATTTAGAAAGTGCAAAGTGGGAAGATTTAAAAAAGGCGATTGAAGAAAAATCATGGGTTACTGCTTCTGCATCAGAGGAGTTAAGTAGGTTATTAGATACATTCTGTGAAAAATCTTTGAAAAAAGCACCTATTGCATCAATCGAAGAAAAAATTAATCAGCATTTTGCTCATAATACCATGGAGGAAATCGTAAAATCATTAGAAGAAGCAAGTAATGAAGGAGATACTTGGGCACAAGATACAGCAAAATTAATACGCACAAAATCTCCGACATCATTAAAAGTTACCTTAAAGCAGTTGATAGAAGGAAAAGAAAAAGACCTTGTAGATTGTTTTAAAATGGAGCTAGATATGAGTATGAATTTTATGAAGTGCCATGATTTCTTTGAAGGGGTGCGTTCCGTATTAGTAGATAAAGATAGAAATCCTAAATGGAATCCACCTGTTTTAGAAGAGTTAAGTAAAGATGTAGTAGATGGTTTCTTTGAATATACTTGGGAGGAAGGCAAAAACCCTTTAGAAGGATTTCAAGGATAAAAAATGAAAAACAGTTTCTATGGATATAGGAACTGTTTTTTACTTTATATAAATAGAAATTCGTGTATAATATAGGTATTATATAGAAAAAAATAGATTTGTAATGATTATAGCTCCTTAGCATATAATAAGATGAAAGAAATACAATCTGAAGGTGATGATAATGAAAAATATTGTTATAACAGTTATAATAACTATGATTGCTGCCATTATTGCGTTACTTTATGCTTTTGGCATATTTACTGCTATGTTGCAAGTAAATGGTTCTTTTATATTGATAGGAATTATATCTATTGTTTTGTTAAGTTTATTATTAGCACTGATTTACAATATGTATATAAGAATAAAAGAAATTAAGGAGGAAGATAAGGATGATCTTAGTAAATACTGATTTTATTAGTGGTAAAAAATTAGAAACACTTTCTATTGTTAAAGGGAGTACAATACAATCAAAGCATGTGGGAAAAGATATTTTAAGTGGATTAAAAACTTTAGTAGGAGGAGAACTTGGAGCTTATAGAGAAATGATGGATGAGGCAAGAGCCATATCTACTAAAAGAATGGTACAGGAAGCTGAAAAATTAGGGGCTGATGGGGTCATTAATATAAGATATGCTACTAGTGCTATTATGCAGGGAGCTGCTGAAGTAATTGTTTATGGAACAGCTGTGAAGTTTGTAGACTAAAAAAGATAATTAAATAGTATAAGGTCTACAAAATAGTATAGAGAGTGATTAAGGAAGGTATAAAGTGTGAATGGGGCAAGGTGATTACTTGATCCATTACATTTTATACCTTCCTTTTATTTTATCTAGATAGGGTAAGTTTTAAGGTTATTTTAAGATTTTATTAAGATAAATTTAAGGGTAAATAAATATAATGGACTATATTGCCGAATATAAAAGAAGAATGTTTTAATAGAATCTATACTCATTCTGTCGATTGTAATGTTTTTGTAACGATTTTTATGTGATTTTGTTGTATACTATAAATTGGTAAAAACATTTTAATGTGACAAAATTGTAAGATTAGAAGGAACCTTTGTAAGATTAAAAAATGGTTATGGCTGTGAAAATAGTATAAAATAAAGGGATAGAAGGGGGGATTATTATTAGTAATATAGTTGAAATAAAAAATGTTCGAAAGGTATATCGAGTAGGGGATGAAAAGGTAGTAGCTTTAAATGATGTTTCCCTGGAAATAAAAAAAGGAGAGGTTTGTTGCTTTTTAGGAACTTCAGGTTCAGGGAAGTCTACTCTTTTGAATATGATGGCAGGTCTTGAAAAGCCAACAAAAGGAGTTATTAAGATCAAGGGCAAAAATGTTGAGAAAATGAGTGAGAAGCAGCTTGCAAAGTTTCGACAAAAGTTTATTGGATTTATTTTTCAGTCATATAACCTATTACCAGCACTTACAGCCCTTGAAAATGTAAGTTTGCCATTAACCTTTAGGGGAATGAAAAAGAAGGAAAGAGAGAAGATTTCTTCGGAAGTATTAGATGCTGTTGGACTTAAAAAATATATTACACACAAGCCAACCCAAATGAGTGGAGGGCAACAACAACGTGTAGGAATTGCTAGAGCTTTTGTAAGCAAACCGCCTATTATTTTTGCAGATGAACCAACAGGAAACCTAGATTCTAAGACAACTCATGAAGTTATGAATTTGATGCTAGAAATAGCAAAAGAAAATGATCAGACATTGATCATAGTAACTCATGATAGAAGTATTGCGGAATATGCAAATAAAGTTGTCTATATTCTAGATGGAAATATTGAAAAAATTGAAGAAAAATAGGAAAAACAAGGGGGAACAAGGATGAAGCGAAGGACAATTACCAGCTTTTTGATTTTGATGATGTTGATAAGTATTTGTAATATAGGAAGTATCATTTCATATGCTGTGGGGGATGAAAGTGCAAACTTGATTGTAGGAAGAAATGCAGAAGTTCCTACATTTGAACCAGGAGAAGAAGTAAGATTTGCGATTCCTATAGAAAATATTGGTGCAGGCAGTGCAAAGGATGTAGTGGTATCTTTAGATACAAGTGATTTGAAAAACTTTCCTTTTGAAATGGAAAAAATGTCTGCAACAAAAAGAATTTCATCTATACATGGACATAATGATGAAGATGTGGCATTTTACTTAAAAGTTGCGATGAATGCAGAAGCA is part of the Crassaminicella profunda genome and encodes:
- the purD gene encoding phosphoribosylamine--glycine ligase, translated to MKILVIGSGGREHTIVWKLNKSPRVDKIYCAPGNAGTYSMAENVEIKVDDIEGLCTFAKEKQIDLTIVGPEVPLVMGIVDRFEEENLKVFGPNKECAQLEGSKAFTKDFLYRHNIPTGDYKEFTSFEEAKKAVGIYGYPMVIKADGLAAGKGVVIAENEDEALKAMDDMMKDKKFGEAGEKIVIEEFLKGIETSILCFVDGESIVPMVSAQDYKKIFDEDEGPNTGGMGTYSPSLIYDEKLDEEVKEKILVPTLDGFKKDGLNFKGILFVGLMITKESAKVLEFNVRFGDPETQTVLSRLETDLVEIMESILDGRLKQQEIKWKEQKAVCVVLASGGYPGNYEKGKEIQGLLDIDEDAFVFHAGTKMVDGKVLTNGGRVLGVTAWGDTIDEARKKAYENVSRISFDKMYYRKDIGKLIEK
- a CDS encoding enoyl-CoA hydratase/isomerase family protein, which codes for MIKQSNLSCEVKNGVGFIKLNRPKALNALSVEMIEGLYKQLLEWKEDEKVAFICLTGEGDKALCAGGDVRALYDHRDSNVEELAFKFFYTEYCMNLTMYLYPKPILVLMHGIVMGGGVGIAMPATHKIVTEKTKWAMPEMNIGLYPDVGGSYFLSRMPGFFGRYLALTSRTIGPADVLHIGGADYYLESAKWEDLKKAIEEKSWVTASASEELSRLLDTFCEKSLKKAPIASIEEKINQHFAHNTMEEIVKSLEEASNEGDTWAQDTAKLIRTKSPTSLKVTLKQLIEGKEKDLVDCFKMELDMSMNFMKCHDFFEGVRSVLVDKDRNPKWNPPVLEELSKDVVDGFFEYTWEEGKNPLEGFQG
- a CDS encoding YbjQ family protein, with the translated sequence MILVNTDFISGKKLETLSIVKGSTIQSKHVGKDILSGLKTLVGGELGAYREMMDEARAISTKRMVQEAEKLGADGVINIRYATSAIMQGAAEVIVYGTAVKFVD
- a CDS encoding ABC transporter ATP-binding protein → MSNIVEIKNVRKVYRVGDEKVVALNDVSLEIKKGEVCCFLGTSGSGKSTLLNMMAGLEKPTKGVIKIKGKNVEKMSEKQLAKFRQKFIGFIFQSYNLLPALTALENVSLPLTFRGMKKKEREKISSEVLDAVGLKKYITHKPTQMSGGQQQRVGIARAFVSKPPIIFADEPTGNLDSKTTHEVMNLMLEIAKENDQTLIIVTHDRSIAEYANKVVYILDGNIEKIEEK
- the purH gene encoding bifunctional phosphoribosylaminoimidazolecarboxamide formyltransferase/IMP cyclohydrolase, encoding MIKRALISVSDKRGVVEFAKKLAGMGVEIISTGGTSKVLTENGIKVIPISDITDFPECLDGRVKTLHPAVHGGILAMRDNENHRRQLEELNITPIDLVAINLYPFKETISKENVTLEEAIENIDIGGPTMLRSAAKNHKDVAVVCNPDDYTSIIEELEKNEEVSYDTKYRLALKVFEHTAHYDALIANYLRKQINGEMPEVLTMTYEKVQDLRYGENPHQKAVFYKEMGENKGSLVEAKKLHGKELSFNNINDTNGALELLKEYTEPTVVAVKHTNACGVGTGYDIYDAYLKAYKCDPVSIFGGIIAANRTIDKRTAKEINKIFVEIVIAPAFEEEALEILKSKKNIRILELPHITQKQSVDAIDMKKVNGGLLIQEIDHKLYGEEELKVVTERIPTKKEMEDLTFAWKIVKHIKSNGIVLAKDGQTIGIGPGQVNRIWAVENAMKQSNVSVKGSVMASDAFFPFSDCVEAAAKKGITAIIQPGGSIRDQESIDMANKYGIAMVFTGMRHFKH